From a region of the Mercurialis annua linkage group LG1-X, ddMerAnnu1.2, whole genome shotgun sequence genome:
- the LOC126655703 gene encoding UDP-galactose transporter 1, with protein sequence MEDSVLSQWNMFRSILAILQWWSFNVTVIIMNKWIFQKLDFKFPLSVSCIHFICSSIGAYIAIKVLKVKPLIVVDPEDRWRRIFPMSFVFCVNIVLGNVSLRYIPVSFMQTIKSFTPATTVVLQWLIWRKYFDWRIWAALVPIVGGILLTSVTELSFNMFGFCAALFGCLATSTKTILAESLLHGYKFDSINTVYYMAPFATMILAVPAMVLEGSGVVDWFYTHESVGSSLVIILTSGVLAFCLNFSIFYVIHSTTAVTFNVAGNLKVAVAVLVSWLIFRNPIPALNAVGCGITLLGCTFYGYVRHMLSQQQPPPGTPRTPRTPRNRMELLPLVNDKLDDKV encoded by the exons ATGGAAGACAGTGTGTTGAGTCAGTGGAATATGTTTAGATCCATACTTGCTATTCTTCAATGGTGGAGTTTCAATGTCACTGTTATTATCatgaacaaatggatcttccag AAATTGGATTTCAAATTCCCACTCTCAGTATCTTGTATTCACTTCATATGCTCATCGATTGGAGCATATATTGCAATCAAGGTGCTGAAAGTCAAACCGTTGATAGTGGTTGATCCTGAAGATCGCTGGCGAAGGATATTTCCCATGTCATTTGTGTTTTGCGTCAACATAGTTTTGGGTAATGTGAGCTTGCGCTACATTCCTGTTTCTTTCATGCAAACAATCAAGTCTTTTACTCCTGCAACCACCG TTGTTTTGCAATGGTTAATTTGGAGAAAATACTTTGATTGGAGAATTTGGGCTGCTTTGGTTCCTATTGTTGGAGGAATACTCTTAACTTCTGTTACTGAGCTTAGCTTtaatatgtttggtttttgtGCTGCTTTATTTGGATGTTTGGCTACTTCGACAAAGACCATCCTTGCAGAGTCTCTGTTGCATGGATACAAATTTGACAG CATAAACACTGTGTACTACATGGCACCATTCGCGACCATGATCTTGGCTGTACCAGCAATGGTACTTGAAGGTAGTGGAGTTGTAGATTGGTTTTACACCCATGAGTCTGTTGGATCTTCTCTTGTAATCATTCTTACCTCTGGGGTGTTGGCCTTCTGTCTGAACTTCTCAATCTTTTACGTGATTCATTCGACAACTGCAGTCACATTCAATGTTGCTGGCAACCTTAAG GTCGCTGTTGCTGTGTTGGTTTCATGGCTGATATTCCGGAATCCAATTCCAGCTCTGAATGCTGTCGGATGTGGCATCACACTCTTGGGATGTACATTCTATGGGTATGTTAGGCACATGCTCTCCCAACAGCAACCACCACCTGGAACTCCTCGAACACCCCGGACTCCTAGGAACCGGATGGAATTGCTTCCCCTTGTAAATGATAAATTAGATGATAAGGTCTGA
- the LOC126655711 gene encoding uncharacterized protein LOC126655711: MPTSSFLRQISSSREAWRSTSNRWGFSSNFNSSSSKSLKQMEGYYSNMHSYSSDNGLVMRKRVMVVVDNSSYSKHAMMWALTHSVNKGDLLTLLHIIPNPSETPDSSSSTTPYLANSLGSLCKACKPEVEVEALVIQGPRLATVMNQVKKLDVSVLVLGQKKPSSLLNCLCGTSSSEEFVEQCINNVECLTIGVSKQSKSVGGYLISTRWKKNFWLLA, encoded by the exons atgcCAACTTCTTCATTCTTGAGACAGATAAGCAGCAGCAGAGAAGCTTGGAGATCAACTTCAAACAGGTGGGGTTTCAGTAGTAATTTTAACAGCAGCAGTAGTAAAAGCTTGAAGCAGATGGAAGGGTATTACAGTAATATGCATAGTTACAGTAGTGATAATGGTTTGGTGATGAGAAAGAGAGTGATGGTAGTGGTGGATAATTCTTCTTATTCAAAGCATGCAATGATGTGGGCTTTAACTCATTCTGTTAATAAGGGGGATTTGCTTACTTTGCTTCATATTATCCCTAATCCTTCTGAAACACCCgactcttcttcttctactaCTCCTTATCTTGCTAATTCTCTTGGCTCTCTCTGCAAGGCTTGTAAACCTGAG GTTGAAGTAGAAGCACTAGTAATCCAAGGGCCAAGGCTAGCTACAGTGATGAACCAAGTGAAGAAGCTAGATGTGTCTGTCCTTGTTCTAGGCCAGAAAAAACCCTCTTCCCTTCTCAATTG TCTCTGTGGAACAAGCAGCAGTGAAGAGTTTGTGGAGCAATGCATAAATAATGTAGAGTGCCTAACAATTGGAGTAAGCAAGCAAAGCAAAAGTGTAGGTGGTTACCTTATCAGCACCAGATGGAAAAAGAATTTCTGGCTCTTGGCTTAG
- the LOC126662589 gene encoding uncharacterized protein LOC126662589 isoform X2, producing MDNSAEECDQATPAATTIAGEIQQQQGESKVRRRLVQSTLLPHKSAAFELKSDQKSDDKECNGEDKGGDDVLICESQGKPKRGRKRKESPLTKAPKAPKEVKEKSSPESTPDKDATPKKTGKRAPRKNVTPRKNSTPRKNVTPRKNSTPKKNVTPKKNGIINGETACLLGDNGDALPQIPNLRLEAKMMAEENLRVFGGKQIHPFFLSRNSGHGCHEKTIQRKARSSSLGPIHVFESEQDGAVFPDWRDWNFCEESRINTGCTLDGPFSSIFECTVKSLSFYKLPNLLHPSGSSPRLDKMSSNEASADISPDEQVECYQPVENAEIVDEVAVVSGCLRKSEEQQGTIVQERIMPSHDRCANQLDSRLWTDKYQPQKVAEICGNYDSVKFLSEWLLNWCQKGPQAGIECSGTDEYDIQDPDYHSSDSETISEEDSLKNILLITGPVGSGKSAAVYACAKEHGFRVLEANASECRNGAVLKERFGALESQSTLDSQLFQWSQESSVEFQNVDVVKSPTVIPHCKALQEIGNQMIEVIPIPDEDILHEATKTSDKFVYKDNVAASGQEQFKPLILFEDVDVVFAEDRGFVSAIQQIADKVKAPMILTSNSDKPVLPDNLDRLELCFKMPLQEELLQHLHKVCAAEKINVHPHLAEELIEFCHRDIRKSIMHLQFRCQGEQFLKGRGREINRLSSLPPFDFEAGHQMLPKMIPWDFPSQLSELVEKEVTMSISTMEFVEDKFDDTGMQKNLEKCIYEPDIIEAKKKAMLSMNCFDNEYMDFIDLFDSSSDPLPFSQRNSKRKLVVMSSDSEDESLKEGMPTTPDKDAGNELCVEIEGSRCLSIKKSLSPLTDLQLCSGAQGGNLYQYSDTQNMFDIKNTCMSFDVSCVPESSFVPETEINEGAEILFGMVSCGQVGKRGEILEEASVSNELRQHNLATAADMFVESKPKLHKDTDFSCDVIEVSHEEVEDSQSVPVESITREHQLMDECSCIDFSRNFKPHEECIPSTVTDIVRKSWKKLRDRRADLRNIVAAEHKYSSEIMELACRMSNLISEAEPLHIKCQSLDSLGLPMIYSEESEAFSWCNEQLQMASSVLEHGFCFYAKDIATAGVNMGFDSQVNFTSEMPSLSRKPLDVGVDGDMSLPEDATLPKSENNLHLHDIIRSMVPPRVSMGIKDVPFCEYLSSLGHMSRSESSRVSEGVNKNKRRRGRAARNYLSTGTLTLSPEEISLLGQCNAYRKSSNQSTINNKT from the exons ATGGATAATTCAGCTGAAGAATGTGACCAAGCTACTCCGGCAGCGACCACTATCGCCGGCGAGATCCAGCAGCAGCAGGGAGAGAGTAAAGTTCGACGGCGACTGGTTCAGTCAACACTTTTACCTCACAAATCAGCAGCATTTGAATTAAAAAGTGACCAAAAGAGCGATGATAAGGAATGCAACGGGGAGGATAAAGGCGGGGATGATGTGCTTATTTGTGAGAGTCAAGGCAAGCCAAAAAGAGGACGAAAGCGAAAAGAAAGCCCGCTGACTAAAGCTCCTAAAGCTCCTAAAGAG GTAAAGGAGAAATCTTCTCCAGAATCAACACCTGATAAGGATGCTACACCCAAAAAGACAGGGAAACGGGCACCTAGAAAGAATGTCACACCCAGAAAGAATTCGACACCTAGAAAGAATGTCACGCCCAGAAAGAATTCTACACCTAAAAAGAATGTCACACCTAAAAAGAATGGGATTATTAATGGGGAAACTGCTTGTCTATTGGGAGACAATGGAGATGCTTTGCCACAAATCCCTAATCTGAGGTTGGAGGCTAAAATGATGGCTGAG GAAAATCTGAGAGTGTTTGGGGGAAAGCAAATACATCCTTTTTTCCTTTCTCGGAATTCGGGTCATGGATGTCATGAGAAAACTATCCAGAGAAAAGCAAGAAGCAGTAGTCTTGGGCCTATTCATGTATTTGAGAGTGAACAG GATGGTGCTGTGTTTCCTGATTGGAGAGATTGGAACTTTTGTGAAGAATCCCGTATCAACACCGGCTGTACTCTAGATGGCCCTTTCTCATCAATTTTCGAATGCACTGTCAAATCATTAAGCTTTTATAAGCTACCCAATTTATTGCACCCTTCTGGTTCATCGCCACGTCTAGATAAGATGTCTTCAAATGAAGCTTCAGCAGACATATCACCTGATGAGCAGGTGGAATGCTATCAGCCTGTTGAGAATGCAGAGATA GTGGATGAAGTTGCTGTTGTTTCTGGTTGTCTAAGAAAGTCAGAAGAGCAGCAAGGCACAATTGTCCAAGAAAG GATTATGCCATCTCACGATAGATGTGCTAATCAGCTTGATAGCAGATTATGGACTGATAAGTATCAGCCTCAAAAAGTTGCGGAG ATTTGTGGTAATTATGATTCTGTGAAGTTTTTGAGTGAGTGGCTTCTCAATTGGTGCCAAAAAGGTCCTCAAGCTGGTATTGAATGCTCCGGAACTGACGAATATGATATTCAAGATCCTGACTACCACTCTTCTGACTCAGAAACCATAAGTGAAGAGGACAGCCTTAAGAATATTCTCTTAATAACAGGACCTGTTGGG AGTGGGAAGTCTGCAGCTGTTTACGCTTGTGCTAAGGAGCACGGGTTCAGAGTTCTGGAG GCCAATGCATCAGAGTGTAGAAATGGAGCTGTTCTGAAGGAAAGATTTGGCGCTTTAGAGTCGCAATCCACTTTAGACTCTCAACTCTTTCAATG GTCGCAGGAGAGTTCTGTAGAATTTCAGAATGTGGATGTTGTAAAATCCCCTACAGTTATTCCTCATTGTAAAGCATTGCAAGAGATCGGCAACCAAATGATTGAGGTGATACCCATTCCAGATGAGGATATATTGCATGAGGCTACTAAAACATCTGACAAGTTTGTTTACAAGGATAATGTAGCTGCCTCAGGTCAAGAACAATTTAAACCCTTAATTCTCTTTGAGGATGTGGATGTTGTTTTTGCGGAAGACCGTGGTTTTGTAAGTGCGATTCAACAGATAGCTGACAAAGTAAAGGCACCTATGATACTGACCAGCAATA GTGACAAACCTGTTCTTCCTGACAATTTGGATAGGCTagaattatgttttaaaatgcCGTTACAGGAAGAGCTTCTTCAACATTTACATAAG GTTTGTGCTGCTGAAAAAATTAATGTTCACCCTCATCTGGCAGAggaattaattgaattttgtcACAGAGATATCAGGAAATCCATTATGCATCTACAATTCCGGTGCCAGGGTGAACAATTTTTGAAAG GCAGAGGACGTGAAATAAATAGACTATCCAGTCTACCGCCATTTGATTTTGAAGCTGGGCATCAAATGTTACCAAAGATGATCCCTTGGGATTTCCCTTCTCAGTTATCTGAGCTTGTTGAGAAAGAGGTCACAATGTCAATATCCACAATGGAGTTCGTTGAAGACAAATTTGATGATACAGGGATGCAGAAGAATTTGGAGAAGTGCATTTATGAACCAGACATTATAGAGGCCAAGAAGAAAGCAATGCTGAGCATGAATTGCTTTGATAATGAATACATGGACTTTATTGACCTTTTTGATTCCTCAAGTGATCCACTTCCGTTCTCTCAGAGAAACAGTAAAAGAAAACTTGTGGTTATGTCTTCTGATTCAGAAGACGAATCGCTTAAAGAAGGAATGCCAACAACTCCTGACAAGGATGCTGGCAATGAATTATGTGTTGAGATTGAAGGTTCCCGCTGTCTTAGCATAAAGAAAAGCTTGAGCCCATTAACTGATCTGCAGCTTTGTTCTGGGGCACAGGGGGGAAACCTTTATCAGTATTCAGACACGcaaaatatgtttgatataaaaaaCACTTGCATGTCATTTGATGTATCATGCGTGCCAGAATCATCTTTTGTTCCTGAGACTGAAATTAATGAGGGAGCAGAAATTTTATTTGGTATGGTGTCCTGTGGTCAAGTGGGTAAAAGGGGTGAAATTTTAGAAGAAGCCTCTGTGAGCAATGAGCTCAGACAACATAATTTGGCCACTGCAGCTGACATGTTTGTTGAATCTAAGCCCAAATTGCATAAAGACACTGATTTTTCTTGTGATGTTATTGAAGTCTCTCATGAAGAGGTGGAAGACTCTCAAAGTGTGCCTGTAGAATCTATTACTAGAGAACATCAGCTGATGGATGAGTGCAGCTGTATAGATTTCAGTAGGAATTTCAAGCCGCATGAAGAATGTATACCCTCCACAGTTACTGATATAGTACGCAAATCATGGAAAAAACTCCGTGATCGCCGTGCAGATTTAAGAAATATTGTTGCTGCAGAACACAAATATTCTTCTGAAATTATGGAACTCGCTTGCAGGATGAGTAATCTAATTTCGGAAGCTGAACCGTTACATATTAAGTGTCAATCACTA GATTCATTAGGATTGCCAATGATATACTCTGAAGAATCAGAAGCTTTCAGCTGGTGTAATGAGCAGTTGCAAATGGCATCATCAGTATTGGAGCATGGATTTTGCTTCTATGCTAAGGACATTGCTACTGCAGGTGTAAATATGGGGTTTGACAGCCAGGTAAACTTTACCTCAGAGATGCCATCTCTTAGTAGAAAGCCCTTAGATGTAGGGGTGGATGGAGACATGAGCCTGCCAGAAGATGCAACACTGCCCAAAAG TGAGAATAACCTGCATCTTCACGATATAATCCGATCCATGGTCCCTCCACGAGTAAGCATGGGAATAAAAGACGTTCCATTTTGCGAATATCTTTCTTCTCTCGGCCACATGTCAAGATCCGAATCTTCTCGCGTATCTGAAGGTGTTAACAAGAATAAAAGACGGAG GGGACGAGCTGCTCGAAATTATCTGAGTACTGGCACACTAACACTATCACCTGAAGAAATTTCATTGCTAGGTCAATGTAATGCCTACAGGAAGTCTTCAAACCAGTCGACGATCAACAATAAAACTTAG
- the LOC126662589 gene encoding uncharacterized protein LOC126662589 isoform X1 — MDNSAEECDQATPAATTIAGEIQQQQGESKVRRRLVQSTLLPHKSAAFELKSDQKSDDKECNGEDKGGDDVLICESQGKPKRGRKRKESPLTKAPKAPKEVKEKSSPESTPDKDATPKKTGKRAPRKNVTPRKNSTPRKNVTPRKNSTPKKNVTPKKNGIINGETACLLGDNGDALPQIPNLRLEAKMMAEENLRVFGGKQIHPFFLSRNSGHGCHEKTIQRKARSSSLGPIHVFESEQDGAVFPDWRDWNFCEESRINTGCTLDGPFSSIFECTVKSLSFYKLPNLLHPSGSSPRLDKMSSNEASADISPDEQVECYQPVENAEIDYQVDEVAVVSGCLRKSEEQQGTIVQERIMPSHDRCANQLDSRLWTDKYQPQKVAEICGNYDSVKFLSEWLLNWCQKGPQAGIECSGTDEYDIQDPDYHSSDSETISEEDSLKNILLITGPVGSGKSAAVYACAKEHGFRVLEANASECRNGAVLKERFGALESQSTLDSQLFQWSQESSVEFQNVDVVKSPTVIPHCKALQEIGNQMIEVIPIPDEDILHEATKTSDKFVYKDNVAASGQEQFKPLILFEDVDVVFAEDRGFVSAIQQIADKVKAPMILTSNSDKPVLPDNLDRLELCFKMPLQEELLQHLHKVCAAEKINVHPHLAEELIEFCHRDIRKSIMHLQFRCQGEQFLKGRGREINRLSSLPPFDFEAGHQMLPKMIPWDFPSQLSELVEKEVTMSISTMEFVEDKFDDTGMQKNLEKCIYEPDIIEAKKKAMLSMNCFDNEYMDFIDLFDSSSDPLPFSQRNSKRKLVVMSSDSEDESLKEGMPTTPDKDAGNELCVEIEGSRCLSIKKSLSPLTDLQLCSGAQGGNLYQYSDTQNMFDIKNTCMSFDVSCVPESSFVPETEINEGAEILFGMVSCGQVGKRGEILEEASVSNELRQHNLATAADMFVESKPKLHKDTDFSCDVIEVSHEEVEDSQSVPVESITREHQLMDECSCIDFSRNFKPHEECIPSTVTDIVRKSWKKLRDRRADLRNIVAAEHKYSSEIMELACRMSNLISEAEPLHIKCQSLDSLGLPMIYSEESEAFSWCNEQLQMASSVLEHGFCFYAKDIATAGVNMGFDSQVNFTSEMPSLSRKPLDVGVDGDMSLPEDATLPKSENNLHLHDIIRSMVPPRVSMGIKDVPFCEYLSSLGHMSRSESSRVSEGVNKNKRRRGRAARNYLSTGTLTLSPEEISLLGQCNAYRKSSNQSTINNKT, encoded by the exons ATGGATAATTCAGCTGAAGAATGTGACCAAGCTACTCCGGCAGCGACCACTATCGCCGGCGAGATCCAGCAGCAGCAGGGAGAGAGTAAAGTTCGACGGCGACTGGTTCAGTCAACACTTTTACCTCACAAATCAGCAGCATTTGAATTAAAAAGTGACCAAAAGAGCGATGATAAGGAATGCAACGGGGAGGATAAAGGCGGGGATGATGTGCTTATTTGTGAGAGTCAAGGCAAGCCAAAAAGAGGACGAAAGCGAAAAGAAAGCCCGCTGACTAAAGCTCCTAAAGCTCCTAAAGAG GTAAAGGAGAAATCTTCTCCAGAATCAACACCTGATAAGGATGCTACACCCAAAAAGACAGGGAAACGGGCACCTAGAAAGAATGTCACACCCAGAAAGAATTCGACACCTAGAAAGAATGTCACGCCCAGAAAGAATTCTACACCTAAAAAGAATGTCACACCTAAAAAGAATGGGATTATTAATGGGGAAACTGCTTGTCTATTGGGAGACAATGGAGATGCTTTGCCACAAATCCCTAATCTGAGGTTGGAGGCTAAAATGATGGCTGAG GAAAATCTGAGAGTGTTTGGGGGAAAGCAAATACATCCTTTTTTCCTTTCTCGGAATTCGGGTCATGGATGTCATGAGAAAACTATCCAGAGAAAAGCAAGAAGCAGTAGTCTTGGGCCTATTCATGTATTTGAGAGTGAACAG GATGGTGCTGTGTTTCCTGATTGGAGAGATTGGAACTTTTGTGAAGAATCCCGTATCAACACCGGCTGTACTCTAGATGGCCCTTTCTCATCAATTTTCGAATGCACTGTCAAATCATTAAGCTTTTATAAGCTACCCAATTTATTGCACCCTTCTGGTTCATCGCCACGTCTAGATAAGATGTCTTCAAATGAAGCTTCAGCAGACATATCACCTGATGAGCAGGTGGAATGCTATCAGCCTGTTGAGAATGCAGAGATA GACTATCAGGTGGATGAAGTTGCTGTTGTTTCTGGTTGTCTAAGAAAGTCAGAAGAGCAGCAAGGCACAATTGTCCAAGAAAG GATTATGCCATCTCACGATAGATGTGCTAATCAGCTTGATAGCAGATTATGGACTGATAAGTATCAGCCTCAAAAAGTTGCGGAG ATTTGTGGTAATTATGATTCTGTGAAGTTTTTGAGTGAGTGGCTTCTCAATTGGTGCCAAAAAGGTCCTCAAGCTGGTATTGAATGCTCCGGAACTGACGAATATGATATTCAAGATCCTGACTACCACTCTTCTGACTCAGAAACCATAAGTGAAGAGGACAGCCTTAAGAATATTCTCTTAATAACAGGACCTGTTGGG AGTGGGAAGTCTGCAGCTGTTTACGCTTGTGCTAAGGAGCACGGGTTCAGAGTTCTGGAG GCCAATGCATCAGAGTGTAGAAATGGAGCTGTTCTGAAGGAAAGATTTGGCGCTTTAGAGTCGCAATCCACTTTAGACTCTCAACTCTTTCAATG GTCGCAGGAGAGTTCTGTAGAATTTCAGAATGTGGATGTTGTAAAATCCCCTACAGTTATTCCTCATTGTAAAGCATTGCAAGAGATCGGCAACCAAATGATTGAGGTGATACCCATTCCAGATGAGGATATATTGCATGAGGCTACTAAAACATCTGACAAGTTTGTTTACAAGGATAATGTAGCTGCCTCAGGTCAAGAACAATTTAAACCCTTAATTCTCTTTGAGGATGTGGATGTTGTTTTTGCGGAAGACCGTGGTTTTGTAAGTGCGATTCAACAGATAGCTGACAAAGTAAAGGCACCTATGATACTGACCAGCAATA GTGACAAACCTGTTCTTCCTGACAATTTGGATAGGCTagaattatgttttaaaatgcCGTTACAGGAAGAGCTTCTTCAACATTTACATAAG GTTTGTGCTGCTGAAAAAATTAATGTTCACCCTCATCTGGCAGAggaattaattgaattttgtcACAGAGATATCAGGAAATCCATTATGCATCTACAATTCCGGTGCCAGGGTGAACAATTTTTGAAAG GCAGAGGACGTGAAATAAATAGACTATCCAGTCTACCGCCATTTGATTTTGAAGCTGGGCATCAAATGTTACCAAAGATGATCCCTTGGGATTTCCCTTCTCAGTTATCTGAGCTTGTTGAGAAAGAGGTCACAATGTCAATATCCACAATGGAGTTCGTTGAAGACAAATTTGATGATACAGGGATGCAGAAGAATTTGGAGAAGTGCATTTATGAACCAGACATTATAGAGGCCAAGAAGAAAGCAATGCTGAGCATGAATTGCTTTGATAATGAATACATGGACTTTATTGACCTTTTTGATTCCTCAAGTGATCCACTTCCGTTCTCTCAGAGAAACAGTAAAAGAAAACTTGTGGTTATGTCTTCTGATTCAGAAGACGAATCGCTTAAAGAAGGAATGCCAACAACTCCTGACAAGGATGCTGGCAATGAATTATGTGTTGAGATTGAAGGTTCCCGCTGTCTTAGCATAAAGAAAAGCTTGAGCCCATTAACTGATCTGCAGCTTTGTTCTGGGGCACAGGGGGGAAACCTTTATCAGTATTCAGACACGcaaaatatgtttgatataaaaaaCACTTGCATGTCATTTGATGTATCATGCGTGCCAGAATCATCTTTTGTTCCTGAGACTGAAATTAATGAGGGAGCAGAAATTTTATTTGGTATGGTGTCCTGTGGTCAAGTGGGTAAAAGGGGTGAAATTTTAGAAGAAGCCTCTGTGAGCAATGAGCTCAGACAACATAATTTGGCCACTGCAGCTGACATGTTTGTTGAATCTAAGCCCAAATTGCATAAAGACACTGATTTTTCTTGTGATGTTATTGAAGTCTCTCATGAAGAGGTGGAAGACTCTCAAAGTGTGCCTGTAGAATCTATTACTAGAGAACATCAGCTGATGGATGAGTGCAGCTGTATAGATTTCAGTAGGAATTTCAAGCCGCATGAAGAATGTATACCCTCCACAGTTACTGATATAGTACGCAAATCATGGAAAAAACTCCGTGATCGCCGTGCAGATTTAAGAAATATTGTTGCTGCAGAACACAAATATTCTTCTGAAATTATGGAACTCGCTTGCAGGATGAGTAATCTAATTTCGGAAGCTGAACCGTTACATATTAAGTGTCAATCACTA GATTCATTAGGATTGCCAATGATATACTCTGAAGAATCAGAAGCTTTCAGCTGGTGTAATGAGCAGTTGCAAATGGCATCATCAGTATTGGAGCATGGATTTTGCTTCTATGCTAAGGACATTGCTACTGCAGGTGTAAATATGGGGTTTGACAGCCAGGTAAACTTTACCTCAGAGATGCCATCTCTTAGTAGAAAGCCCTTAGATGTAGGGGTGGATGGAGACATGAGCCTGCCAGAAGATGCAACACTGCCCAAAAG TGAGAATAACCTGCATCTTCACGATATAATCCGATCCATGGTCCCTCCACGAGTAAGCATGGGAATAAAAGACGTTCCATTTTGCGAATATCTTTCTTCTCTCGGCCACATGTCAAGATCCGAATCTTCTCGCGTATCTGAAGGTGTTAACAAGAATAAAAGACGGAG GGGACGAGCTGCTCGAAATTATCTGAGTACTGGCACACTAACACTATCACCTGAAGAAATTTCATTGCTAGGTCAATGTAATGCCTACAGGAAGTCTTCAAACCAGTCGACGATCAACAATAAAACTTAG
- the LOC126664588 gene encoding uncharacterized protein LOC126664588, protein MEFVSRSVSLAVRAANSDAVIGVCLVGAFAALGLRSANQQKNIEALEAEKDSLLKSNKAIKKTMWDWKQQLFAEAESGAALVPLARLKAIYGDGPSTPIGNFVKEDVKSPASKIVI, encoded by the exons ATGGAGTTTGTAAGCAGATCAGTGAGCTTAGCAGTGAGAGCAGCCAACAGTGACGCAGTGATAGGCGTGTGCTTGGTGGGAGCATTCGCGGCGCTGGGTCTTCGATCAGCAAACCAGCAAAAGAACATAGAAGCTCTTGAAGCAGAGAAGGATTCcctattaaaatcaaataaagcaataaaaaaaactatgtgGGACTGGAAACAACAGCTCTTTGCTGAAGCTGAATCCGGCGCCGCTTTGGTACCGCTTGCTAGACTCAAGGCCATCTACGGTGACGGACCGTCCACTCCAATCG GCAACTTTGTGAAGGAAGATGTGAAATCACCAGCCTCCAAAATTGTAATCTGA